From Deltaproteobacteria bacterium, a single genomic window includes:
- a CDS encoding rhodanese-like domain-containing protein: protein MEEKEAVTSFFRLYGHLAMSFSLLFAGCSTAKTHISQSELLSMMESDSAPAIVDVRSKMEYESGHIPKAIHVPFWLAYYLKKRIPTGPEEPILLYCEHGPRAGVAKFGLTLAGFKKIFYLEGHMTSWKKAKLPMEK, encoded by the coding sequence ATGGAAGAAAAGGAAGCTGTAACATCATTTTTCAGATTATACGGCCACCTGGCTATGAGCTTTTCTCTTCTTTTTGCCGGCTGTTCCACGGCAAAGACACATATTTCTCAATCAGAACTTCTTTCCATGATGGAGTCTGACAGTGCTCCTGCCATTGTTGATGTAAGATCAAAGATGGAGTACGAATCAGGGCATATTCCCAAAGCTATTCACGTCCCTTTCTGGCTTGCCTATTACCTCAAAAAACGGATACCGACGGGACCGGAAGAGCCCATTCTTCTTTATTGTGAGCACGGCCCCAGGGCAGGTGTGGCCAAATTCGGACTCACCCTGGCCGGTTTTAAGAAGATCTTCTATCTTGAAGGGCATATGACTTCATGGAAGAAGGCGAAGCTTCCCATGGAAAAGTAG
- a CDS encoding ammonium transporter yields MLGAVMVFAMHAGFAFLEVGTVRKKNQVNGLVKILSDWSLSTVVYFLIGFPLAYGICFIRPVDELLGADQGYQLVKFFFLLCFAGCIPAIISGGIAERAKFWPQLFAGAIFAGIVYPLFETSVWGKYSGWLQGGLKRLGGVPFHDFAGSVVVHSVGGWIALAGIVLLGARLGRYTKMRSRPIPVSNIPFLALGSWILAVGWFGFNVMSAQNLTGISGLVAVNSLMSMVGGVLAALFTTKRDPGFVHNGALAGLVAICSSSDIVHPLAAFVIGAMGSLIFVRGFIWETEKLKIDDVLGVWPLHGLVGSWGGIATGIFGYEALGGMGGISFVSQFLGTALAAVYALAAGIIVYKALDLTVGIRLNEDDEFRGADLSIHSIHAYPEETVRTG; encoded by the coding sequence ATGCTTGGCGCCGTCATGGTTTTTGCCATGCATGCAGGCTTTGCCTTCCTTGAGGTTGGTACGGTAAGGAAAAAGAACCAGGTCAACGGACTTGTTAAAATATTATCGGATTGGTCCCTATCGACTGTTGTCTATTTTCTAATCGGATTTCCATTGGCCTACGGCATCTGCTTTATAAGGCCCGTAGATGAGCTGTTGGGTGCTGACCAGGGTTACCAGCTTGTTAAATTCTTTTTCCTCTTATGCTTTGCAGGGTGTATTCCGGCAATTATTTCGGGGGGCATAGCTGAGAGGGCAAAGTTCTGGCCCCAGCTTTTTGCAGGCGCTATCTTTGCAGGTATTGTCTACCCTCTCTTTGAAACGTCTGTCTGGGGGAAATACTCCGGATGGTTGCAGGGAGGTTTAAAACGCCTTGGGGGAGTTCCCTTTCATGATTTTGCAGGCTCTGTCGTCGTTCATTCAGTCGGCGGCTGGATTGCGCTGGCAGGCATTGTTCTTCTCGGTGCCCGTCTTGGAAGGTATACAAAGATGAGAAGCAGGCCCATTCCCGTAAGCAATATCCCTTTTTTGGCCCTTGGCAGCTGGATTCTCGCTGTGGGCTGGTTTGGCTTTAATGTAATGAGCGCTCAAAACCTGACGGGCATTTCGGGACTTGTTGCCGTTAACTCTCTCATGTCCATGGTCGGCGGTGTTCTTGCCGCCCTCTTTACAACGAAGAGGGATCCCGGTTTTGTCCATAACGGAGCGCTGGCCGGTCTTGTGGCTATTTGCTCCAGTTCAGATATTGTTCACCCGCTGGCTGCATTTGTTATCGGCGCTATGGGGTCCCTGATTTTTGTGAGAGGGTTTATCTGGGAGACGGAGAAATTAAAGATAGACGATGTTCTCGGTGTGTGGCCCCTTCATGGCCTCGTCGGTTCATGGGGCGGTATTGCAACGGGCATTTTCGGATATGAGGCCCTGGGGGGAATGGGGGGGATTTCATTTGTATCGCAGTTTCTCGGGACGGCCCTGGCGGCGGTCTATGCGCTTGCTGCAGGAATCATCGTTTATAAAGCACTTGATCTGACTGTCGGCATCAGGCTCAACGAAGATGACGAATTCAGGGGGGCCGACCTGTCCATACACAGTATCCATGCCTACCCCGAAGAGACGGTGAGGACGGGCTAG
- a CDS encoding P-II family nitrogen regulator, with translation MKKVEAIIKPFKLDEVKEALNEIGIQGITVSEVKGFGRQKGHTELYRGAEYVVDFLPKIKLEIIVSDEIVAQVVEAIENTAKTGRIGDGKIFILPIDEVVRIRTGERGSDAV, from the coding sequence ATGAAAAAGGTTGAAGCCATCATAAAACCTTTTAAACTTGATGAAGTTAAAGAGGCTCTCAATGAAATTGGCATCCAGGGGATTACCGTTAGCGAAGTGAAAGGTTTTGGACGGCAGAAAGGACATACGGAACTTTATAGAGGCGCCGAGTACGTTGTCGACTTTTTGCCCAAGATAAAGCTTGAAATCATCGTTTCTGATGAAATTGTCGCACAGGTTGTCGAGGCCATTGAGAATACTGCCAAGACGGGAAGGATCGGTGATGGGAAGATATTTATTCTTCCTATTGATGAAGTGGTGAGAATAAGGACGGGTGAGCGCGGAAGCGACGCCGTTTAA
- a CDS encoding ribonuclease D: MITTIEELKAFVSHARQSGCVAIDTEFVWERSYYPRLGLIQAGLSEGECFLIDAPRFKDLSILGELLSDGSVVKILHDAQQDLTILRRATGSYPVNIFDTRLVAGFAGLSSNISLRDLIRDIFSITLHKTETRTDWLKRPLSEAQLKYALEDVRYLPGAREKLLSRVKAHDREKWVKEELLKYNDSSLYEDKDPFSQYQRLKGAGRFTGRDLAVLRELAAWREKEAIMEDRPRGHVLKDDALVALARRKVRSFNDIKGIKGFNDKEAKRYGRVIIEAVERGLSINENDYPQPFANNGVDECLNARVDLALAYMKGKCLASNIDMALVASRAEVSDFISNKETAGREGLPLGRGWRKEFVGHELIDLMAGKNKITLNPDTGLPELVRES; the protein is encoded by the coding sequence ATGATAACAACGATTGAAGAATTGAAGGCCTTTGTTTCTCATGCCAGACAGTCAGGATGTGTGGCCATTGATACGGAATTTGTCTGGGAGAGATCTTATTACCCAAGGCTTGGTTTGATACAGGCCGGCCTTTCGGAAGGCGAATGTTTTCTTATTGATGCTCCCCGCTTTAAGGATTTAAGTATACTGGGAGAACTTCTGTCAGATGGCAGTGTCGTTAAAATCCTTCATGATGCCCAGCAAGACCTGACCATATTGAGGCGCGCTACGGGAAGCTATCCGGTTAATATTTTTGATACACGTCTTGTTGCAGGCTTTGCCGGGCTCAGTTCGAATATTTCCCTGAGAGATCTCATTAGGGATATTTTTTCAATAACACTCCATAAAACGGAGACGAGAACGGACTGGCTTAAAAGGCCGCTTTCTGAAGCCCAGTTGAAATATGCCCTTGAAGATGTTCGCTACCTTCCCGGCGCAAGAGAAAAATTACTTTCCCGTGTTAAAGCGCATGACCGGGAGAAGTGGGTTAAGGAAGAACTATTAAAGTACAATGATTCCTCTCTTTATGAAGATAAGGATCCCTTTTCCCAATACCAGCGATTAAAGGGAGCAGGGCGTTTTACAGGGCGTGATCTGGCCGTTTTGAGAGAGCTGGCTGCTTGGAGAGAAAAAGAAGCTATTATGGAGGACCGCCCCAGAGGGCATGTTCTGAAGGACGACGCTCTTGTCGCCCTTGCCAGGAGGAAAGTAAGGTCTTTTAATGATATTAAAGGAATAAAGGGCTTTAATGATAAGGAAGCAAAGCGCTATGGAAGGGTTATCATTGAAGCTGTAGAGCGTGGACTTTCCATTAACGAAAATGACTACCCTCAGCCCTTCGCAAATAATGGCGTTGATGAGTGTTTAAATGCCAGGGTCGATCTGGCCCTTGCTTATATGAAGGGTAAGTGTCTTGCCTCTAATATCGATATGGCTCTCGTTGCTTCCCGTGCCGAGGTGAGCGATTTTATTTCAAATAAAGAAACTGCCGGGAGAGAGGGTCTTCCTTTAGGGAGGGGCTGGAGGAAGGAATTTGTCGGTCATGAACTGATTGACCTTATGGCGGGAAAGAATAAAATAACCCTTAATCCGGATACGGGATTACCTGAACTTGTAAGAGAAAGTTAA
- a CDS encoding PAS domain S-box protein: MKILIVDDSEYFRTLQESILNSAGYSVDLASHGGEALEKARQSMPDIIVSDILMPVMDGFELCRAIKTDERLREILFIFYSSTFTDPEDENLALALGASAFIVKSTETDEFIETIGRLIDECKNERIHAPGHPDGEGIKPGHMHNESLTKRLIKKVKELEEKRILLEDKEERYYRLIEGLGNDHIFYSYNADKEFTYVSPSVKKILGYSQEEFIDSIKECFTENPINRDISGYADLSLKGEKPPPFEVEMFRKDGAVCILEINDLPVFCKHGKIRAVEGIARDVTKRKKAEEALRESEEKFRRAFTDSAMGMSLISPVGQFIKVNRSFCRMLGYSEKELQSKTFHDISHADDLHSGAQYLERLLSGEIDRTTVEKRYLRKDGRTIWVSVTISLLRNDKGEPLHLLSQTLDITGRKRAETEIKERKKYFESLNRVNKALSGSTDIYDTLQKAAREMLHIFRSDRVFLMYPCDPDASTFKVPVEATNPEYPGALAAGMEGPMNAPTASLMRKLISKKGPLIHHFSEKDSSRFHVRSHMAMTLKPARDKAWILGMHQCSHERQWSSDEKKLFADIGERITAALGNLVLLNHLEKDIADREKAEKALKESEQNLKKAQKISHLGSWDWNIKMGTEVWSDEQFRIFGYEPGEIDPTYDFFLSALHEEDRERVLKDITNTLEGKKNYKTEFRILRKDRSERSVLAQGEVFRNESGEPVNMVGTLLDITDIKKAENLILAQRKLAFYLSATGSLEEGLRLCLEFALEIAGMDSGGVYLVDLATGVLNLRVKKGLSSAFIEKVSHYDADSGKAHLVMEGKAIYARYNDLGIARDDVRFNEGLKAIAILPVVHKKRVIACLIISSRTLETVPEHSRIALETIASQIGSAISRLRIEEALKVSEERYALAMEGSNDGLWDRNLETNEVYYSPRWKAIIGYDEGEIPNIMEAWENRIHRDDYDRVMGDIEAHFKGETPFYETEYRLRHKDGAYRWVLARGASVRDDHGKATRFAGSHTDITEKKRIEEELLKAGRLESLGLLAGGIAHDFNNILTGVLANIEVLKEYLNEDIPGDEDILQSIIYAESSAMRAIDLARQLLTFSKGGAPIIKLASVSDLLRETVSFTLRGSNVRRRTHIAHDLRNAKIDAGQISQVLNNILINAKQAMPHGGEINLSAKNVKISSHSILPLPEGRYIMIAIKDRGEGIAEENLSRIFDPYFTTKGIGSGLGLATSYTIIKRHKGHIGVESKKGEGTVFYIYLPASDGRAKALKKVQPQKSISGSGSILLLEDEDIVVNAFKMSLLKTGFKVSHVDDGSKAIKTYKNALKKGTPFDLVVADLTIPGGMGGVETIKKLKAIDPRVRAIVCSGYSDDAVMANYKSYGFCDSLHKPFTKSRLIEKIERNMKKKR; this comes from the coding sequence ATGAAAATTCTCATTGTCGATGACAGCGAGTATTTCCGGACTTTACAGGAGAGTATCCTCAATTCGGCAGGCTATAGTGTCGATTTAGCTTCCCACGGCGGTGAAGCGCTTGAAAAGGCGCGTCAGTCAATGCCTGACATAATTGTATCCGATATTCTCATGCCCGTCATGGATGGTTTTGAACTCTGTCGGGCCATTAAAACCGATGAGCGTCTCAGGGAGATCCTCTTTATATTTTATTCTTCAACCTTTACAGACCCTGAAGATGAAAACCTTGCCCTTGCTCTTGGCGCTTCAGCCTTCATTGTTAAATCGACAGAGACTGACGAGTTTATAGAGACTATCGGCAGGCTAATTGACGAATGCAAAAATGAGCGGATTCATGCCCCCGGCCATCCTGACGGAGAGGGGATAAAGCCGGGGCATATGCATAATGAAAGTCTTACAAAAAGGCTCATAAAAAAAGTGAAGGAACTGGAGGAAAAACGTATTCTTCTCGAAGATAAGGAGGAGAGGTACTATCGGCTCATTGAGGGGCTTGGCAATGATCATATCTTTTATTCCTATAATGCCGATAAAGAGTTTACCTACGTCAGTCCATCCGTAAAAAAAATTCTCGGTTATTCACAGGAAGAGTTTATAGACTCTATTAAAGAGTGTTTTACTGAAAATCCTATTAACAGGGATATCTCCGGATATGCCGACCTGAGTCTTAAAGGAGAAAAGCCGCCTCCCTTCGAGGTGGAAATGTTTCGAAAAGACGGCGCCGTTTGTATCCTGGAGATTAATGATCTCCCTGTATTTTGCAAGCATGGCAAAATCAGGGCTGTTGAAGGGATCGCCCGTGATGTGACGAAGCGGAAAAAAGCTGAAGAGGCTCTTAGAGAGAGTGAAGAAAAATTTAGAAGGGCTTTTACCGATTCAGCTATGGGCATGTCGCTCATCAGTCCCGTTGGGCAGTTCATCAAGGTTAACCGGTCCTTTTGCAGGATGCTCGGTTATTCGGAAAAAGAACTGCAGTCTAAAACCTTCCATGATATCAGCCATGCTGATGATCTTCATTCGGGAGCACAGTATCTGGAAAGACTGCTGTCGGGAGAAATAGACAGGACCACTGTTGAGAAAAGATATCTTCGTAAAGATGGTCGGACCATATGGGTATCGGTTACCATATCACTGCTTCGAAATGATAAGGGCGAGCCGTTGCACCTCCTTTCTCAAACCCTGGATATTACCGGTCGCAAGCGGGCAGAGACGGAAATTAAAGAGCGCAAGAAATATTTTGAAAGCCTTAACCGGGTGAATAAGGCGCTATCCGGCTCAACAGATATTTATGATACCTTGCAAAAGGCCGCCCGGGAAATGCTCCATATTTTCCGGTCAGACCGGGTATTTCTCATGTATCCCTGTGATCCTGATGCGTCTACATTCAAGGTTCCCGTAGAAGCGACAAATCCTGAATATCCGGGCGCCCTGGCAGCCGGTATGGAGGGTCCCATGAATGCGCCGACGGCTTCGCTCATGAGGAAGCTTATCAGTAAAAAAGGGCCTCTTATACACCACTTTTCTGAAAAGGATTCCAGCCGGTTTCATGTCAGGTCCCATATGGCCATGACATTAAAGCCGGCGAGAGACAAAGCCTGGATTCTCGGCATGCATCAATGTTCCCATGAGCGGCAGTGGAGTTCAGATGAAAAAAAATTGTTTGCCGATATAGGCGAACGTATTACGGCTGCCCTTGGCAACCTTGTGCTTCTCAATCATCTTGAAAAAGATATTGCAGACCGTGAGAAGGCGGAAAAAGCGCTCAAGGAAAGTGAGCAAAACCTGAAAAAGGCACAGAAAATAAGCCACCTTGGCAGCTGGGACTGGAATATTAAAATGGGTACGGAAGTGTGGTCCGATGAACAATTCCGCATATTCGGTTATGAGCCGGGAGAGATAGATCCTACCTATGATTTTTTCTTAAGCGCCTTGCATGAAGAGGATCGGGAGAGAGTTCTTAAAGATATAACTAATACCCTGGAAGGTAAAAAAAACTATAAAACGGAATTCAGGATCCTGAGAAAGGACAGGTCCGAGAGGAGCGTTCTGGCCCAGGGTGAAGTTTTCAGAAACGAGAGTGGTGAACCTGTAAATATGGTTGGAACGCTGCTGGATATTACGGACATAAAGAAGGCGGAAAATTTGATCCTTGCCCAGCGTAAACTTGCTTTTTATCTGAGTGCAACGGGAAGCCTGGAAGAAGGCTTGCGTCTTTGTCTTGAGTTTGCGCTGGAAATTGCGGGGATGGATTCGGGAGGGGTCTATCTCGTGGACCTGGCAACGGGCGTGCTTAACCTGAGAGTTAAGAAGGGGCTTTCATCTGCCTTTATAGAGAAGGTCTCCCATTACGATGCCGATTCCGGAAAGGCACATCTGGTGATGGAAGGTAAGGCAATATATGCAAGGTATAATGACCTTGGAATAGCCCGGGATGATGTGCGCTTCAATGAAGGACTTAAAGCGATAGCCATTCTTCCCGTGGTGCATAAGAAAAGGGTCATTGCCTGTCTTATCATATCATCCCGCACTCTGGAGACTGTTCCTGAACATAGTCGCATCGCCCTCGAAACGATTGCTTCGCAAATCGGCAGCGCAATCTCCCGGTTGAGAATTGAAGAAGCTCTGAAAGTGAGTGAAGAGCGTTATGCCCTGGCTATGGAAGGTTCCAATGACGGTCTTTGGGACAGGAACCTGGAGACGAATGAAGTTTATTATTCTCCACGCTGGAAAGCGATAATAGGTTATGACGAGGGGGAAATTCCTAATATTATGGAAGCCTGGGAAAACCGTATTCATCGTGATGATTATGATCGGGTTATGGGTGATATTGAAGCCCATTTTAAAGGGGAAACCCCTTTTTATGAAACGGAATACAGGCTGCGCCATAAAGATGGAGCTTACCGCTGGGTATTGGCCAGAGGCGCCAGTGTAAGAGATGACCATGGAAAGGCGACCCGTTTTGCAGGTTCCCATACGGATATTACAGAAAAAAAACGTATAGAGGAGGAACTCTTGAAGGCAGGGCGACTGGAGTCGCTTGGGTTGCTGGCAGGAGGGATTGCCCATGATTTTAACAACATTCTTACCGGTGTGCTCGCTAATATAGAAGTCCTCAAGGAATATCTCAATGAGGACATTCCTGGTGATGAGGATATTTTACAGTCTATCATCTATGCTGAATCATCAGCCATGAGGGCCATCGATCTCGCCAGGCAGTTGCTTACCTTTTCCAAAGGCGGAGCGCCCATTATCAAGCTTGCTTCTGTAAGCGATTTGTTAAGGGAAACGGTTTCCTTTACTTTAAGAGGTTCTAATGTAAGAAGGCGAACTCATATTGCTCATGATCTGAGGAATGCAAAAATAGATGCAGGACAAATCAGCCAGGTATTGAATAATATCCTTATCAATGCCAAACAGGCCATGCCGCATGGCGGGGAGATAAATCTGTCGGCGAAAAATGTAAAAATATCCTCTCATTCCATATTGCCTCTGCCTGAGGGACGCTACATAATGATAGCGATTAAAGACCGGGGGGAGGGGATCGCCGAAGAGAATCTGTCCCGCATATTCGATCCCTACTTTACGACAAAAGGGATTGGGAGCGGTCTCGGTCTTGCCACTTCCTATACGATTATCAAAAGGCATAAGGGGCATATAGGGGTAGAATCAAAAAAAGGCGAGGGGACGGTATTTTATATTTATCTCCCCGCATCTGACGGGAGGGCAAAAGCGCTTAAAAAGGTTCAGCCTCAAAAGAGCATTTCCGGCAGTGGAAGTATTCTTCTTCTTGAGGATGAGGATATTGTTGTCAATGCCTTTAAAATGAGCCTTTTGAAAACGGGCTTTAAGGTAAGCCATGTTGATGACGGGAGCAAGGCAATAAAAACATATAAAAATGCCTTAAAAAAAGGAACGCCCTTTGATCTTGTCGTTGCCGATCTAACCATACCGGGAGGCATGGGAGGAGTGGAGACCATTAAAAAGCTGAAAGCTATCGATCCCCGGGTAAGGGCCATTGTGTGCAGCGGATATTCGGACGATGCCGTTATGGCAAATTATAAAAGCTATGGTTTTTGCGATTCTCTTCATAAACCGTTTACCAAAAGCCGGCTTATCGAAAAAATTGAGAGAAATATGAAAAAGAAGAGGTAG
- a CDS encoding DMT family transporter, whose translation MPTITNNRLFLISIFIAVGSSNPIAIKYAINVGWPPFALGMLRMAFIGIVFTFWVISRGEGLIGPNREARKYVLIAASCKAVGVILFYVALWLIPANRAVMLSTISPVVSLVLIHFILEHENVRSHHVAGIVTSLAGMVLLLILRNGFDGGNLSSHLTGDFLMLVSVVFNNAMVVFEKKALIHGANPRQLLVSTNFLSVIVFALFFCLSAESLLAVPLTGKSVGAYLYLVTVVGIFLFYYRRWLVSKLDVSYMSSFSHAGKALSILYASLLLGETVSITSLAAFILILWGTRIATGNKK comes from the coding sequence ATGCCGACTATCACCAATAACCGCCTCTTTCTTATTTCCATATTTATCGCCGTTGGTTCATCCAATCCCATTGCCATAAAGTATGCCATTAACGTTGGTTGGCCCCCTTTTGCGCTGGGTATGCTCCGCATGGCTTTCATCGGGATTGTTTTTACATTCTGGGTAATTTCACGAGGGGAAGGCCTGATCGGCCCTAACAGGGAGGCGAGAAAATATGTCCTAATCGCTGCGTCCTGCAAAGCGGTGGGAGTCATCCTTTTTTATGTGGCTCTCTGGCTTATTCCTGCAAACAGGGCGGTTATGCTTTCCACCATTTCCCCCGTTGTTTCTCTTGTGCTTATTCACTTTATACTGGAACATGAAAATGTGAGAAGTCATCATGTTGCGGGGATCGTAACAAGCCTTGCCGGGATGGTTCTCCTGCTTATTCTGAGAAATGGTTTTGACGGGGGCAATCTCTCTTCTCATTTGACGGGTGATTTCCTTATGTTGGTGAGCGTTGTCTTTAATAATGCCATGGTTGTTTTTGAAAAGAAGGCGCTCATTCATGGAGCAAATCCCCGCCAACTCCTTGTTTCGACCAATTTCCTCTCGGTTATTGTTTTTGCTCTCTTCTTTTGCCTCAGCGCTGAAAGCCTGTTAGCCGTCCCGCTAACAGGGAAGTCGGTGGGGGCCTATCTCTATCTTGTTACTGTTGTGGGCATCTTCCTTTTTTATTACAGACGCTGGCTTGTATCAAAACTCGATGTTAGCTATATGAGCTCCTTTTCCCACGCCGGTAAAGCACTGTCTATTCTCTATGCCTCACTTCTTCTCGGTGAGACTGTTTCTATAACAAGCTTAGCTGCATTTATACTGATCCTGTGGGGAACCCGTATTGCCACAGGGAATAAAAAGTAA
- the glnA gene encoding type I glutamate--ammonia ligase, whose product MPKNAIKMAKDHGATMVDMKFMDFVGTWQHFSIPVGALEEDLFEDGLGFDGSSIRGWQPIHASDMLVIPDPSTAMMDPFVKEPTLSFICNIFDPITKEPYSRDPRNIAGKAEAYLKSSGIGDTAYFGPEPEFFILDDVRYSQGPDHGFYSIDSSEGIWNTGREELPNLGYKPRHKEGYFPCMPTDSLNDLRNEMVMELQKLGFTVEMQHHEVATAGQGEISMKFNSLLKMADQLKWYKYVIKNVAFRNGKTVTFMPKPVFNDNGTGMHVHQSIWRDGKNLFSGDKYAGLSEAGLYYIGGILKHARALNALCNPSTNSYKRLVPGYEAPINLAYSSRNRSASIRIPIVNSPKARRIEARFPDPSCNGYLAFSALLMAGLDGIENKIDPGEPLDKNIYGLSPEELANIPSAAGSLEEALEALKEDHEFLLKGDVFTQDVIDTWIDYKTESEINPVRMTPCPKEFELYFDC is encoded by the coding sequence ATGCCGAAAAATGCAATAAAAATGGCGAAAGACCATGGCGCAACCATGGTTGATATGAAATTTATGGACTTTGTTGGAACGTGGCAGCATTTCAGCATCCCTGTGGGGGCGCTTGAGGAAGACCTTTTTGAAGACGGTCTCGGTTTTGACGGTTCCAGCATCAGGGGATGGCAGCCCATCCATGCCAGTGATATGCTTGTTATTCCTGATCCTTCTACTGCTATGATGGACCCTTTTGTAAAAGAGCCTACCCTTAGCTTTATCTGTAACATCTTTGATCCTATTACAAAAGAGCCTTACTCAAGGGACCCGAGAAACATTGCGGGAAAGGCCGAAGCTTACCTTAAATCTTCAGGTATTGGAGATACGGCTTATTTCGGCCCTGAGCCCGAGTTCTTTATCCTTGACGATGTAAGGTACTCTCAGGGCCCTGATCATGGTTTTTATTCTATCGATTCTTCTGAAGGTATCTGGAATACAGGCAGGGAAGAACTTCCAAACCTCGGATACAAGCCGAGACACAAGGAAGGTTATTTCCCTTGTATGCCCACTGACTCCCTCAATGATCTCAGGAATGAGATGGTCATGGAGCTTCAGAAGCTCGGCTTCACCGTAGAAATGCAGCATCATGAAGTGGCCACTGCCGGTCAGGGTGAGATTTCGATGAAGTTCAACTCACTTCTCAAGATGGCTGACCAGCTAAAGTGGTATAAGTATGTCATCAAGAATGTGGCTTTTAGAAACGGCAAGACTGTTACCTTTATGCCAAAGCCTGTCTTTAATGATAACGGTACGGGGATGCATGTTCACCAGTCCATCTGGAGAGATGGTAAGAACCTTTTCTCCGGTGACAAGTATGCCGGTCTCAGTGAAGCAGGCCTTTACTATATCGGTGGAATACTAAAGCATGCAAGAGCGCTTAATGCCCTTTGTAATCCGAGCACTAACTCTTATAAGAGACTCGTTCCCGGTTATGAAGCGCCAATCAACCTCGCCTATTCAAGCAGGAACCGTTCTGCTTCTATCAGGATTCCTATCGTTAATTCGCCAAAGGCAAGAAGAATCGAGGCCAGGTTCCCTGATCCGTCATGCAACGGCTACCTTGCTTTCTCCGCCCTTCTTATGGCAGGTCTTGACGGTATCGAAAACAAGATTGATCCCGGTGAGCCGCTCGATAAGAACATTTACGGTCTTTCCCCTGAAGAACTGGCCAATATTCCTTCCGCTGCAGGTTCACTTGAAGAGGCACTTGAGGCACTTAAGGAAGACCATGAGTTCCTTCTTAAAGGTGACGTCTTTACCCAGGATGTTATCGATACCTGGATAGATTACAAAACGGAAAGTGAGATTAACCCTGTAAGGATGACACCTTGTCCGAAGGAGTTTGAACTTTATTTCGACTGCTGA
- a CDS encoding diguanylate cyclase — translation MDLREIYKTDHGDLSHLSILLLEEKDEDAKMMMDLLKGPENHYELFLAKSFEEADLIIHREYIDLVVFNLSLAGLKSLENLIAPAVDLNKPFAIIALVDESDEYLGVEASKIGAEDYLVKGSLDKKLISKSVNLSIKSHHLRQRNLNMVLLEGVTGLFSRRGFMMMAKQELRVAERYKKKRFFIFVEIDEMEDRMEKLGQIGVEKVLRETATILRHSFRGADILAYLENLEFAGLAVGAAVDSSSTIHARLKDNLHIFNSQRVLGFRLALNAEIVTYDPEHPQTIEEMMAEAEASLAKKRRHK, via the coding sequence GTGGATTTAAGGGAAATATATAAAACAGATCATGGTGATTTATCACACCTCAGTATCCTCTTGCTTGAAGAAAAGGATGAAGATGCAAAGATGATGATGGACCTCCTGAAAGGTCCTGAAAATCATTACGAGCTTTTCCTGGCAAAGAGTTTCGAAGAAGCCGATCTGATCATTCATAGGGAATACATCGATCTCGTTGTTTTTAATCTCTCCCTGGCGGGCCTCAAGTCCCTGGAAAATCTCATTGCCCCCGCCGTTGATCTTAATAAACCCTTCGCTATTATTGCCCTTGTTGATGAAAGTGACGAGTACCTTGGCGTGGAAGCGTCAAAAATAGGCGCCGAAGATTACCTTGTTAAAGGGAGTCTTGATAAAAAGCTTATAAGCAAGTCGGTTAATCTTTCCATAAAATCCCACCACTTGAGACAGCGTAATCTTAACATGGTGCTTCTTGAAGGTGTTACCGGTCTTTTCAGCAGGCGCGGTTTTATGATGATGGCTAAACAGGAATTGAGAGTAGCCGAAAGATACAAGAAAAAGCGCTTCTTCATTTTTGTTGAAATCGATGAAATGGAAGATCGTATGGAAAAGCTGGGGCAGATCGGTGTGGAAAAGGTGCTAAGAGAAACGGCAACCATTCTTCGTCACTCCTTCCGGGGAGCCGATATCCTCGCCTATCTGGAAAACCTCGAATTTGCCGGCCTCGCCGTAGGGGCGGCTGTTGACAGCAGTTCGACAATTCATGCAAGACTTAAGGACAACCTTCATATATTTAATTCACAAAGGGTTCTCGGCTTCAGGCTTGCCCTCAATGCCGAAATCGTTACCTATGATCCCGAACACCCCCAGACCATCGAAGAGATGATGGCAGAGGCAGAGGCTTCTCTGGCTAAAAAGAGGCGCCATAAATAA